A window from Heteronotia binoei isolate CCM8104 ecotype False Entrance Well chromosome 15, APGP_CSIRO_Hbin_v1, whole genome shotgun sequence encodes these proteins:
- the PPP4C gene encoding serine/threonine-protein phosphatase 4 catalytic subunit, with protein sequence MAEISDLDRQIEQLRRCELIKESEVKALCAKAREILVEESNVQRVDSPVTVCGDIHGQFYDLKELFRVGGDVPETNYLFMGDFVDRGFYSVETFLLLLALKVRYPDRITLIRGNHESRQITQVYGFYDECLRKYGSVTVWRYCTEIFDYLSLSAIIDGKIFCVHGGLSPSIQTLDQIRTIDRKQEVPHDGPMCDLLWSDPEDTTGWGVSPRGAGYLFGSDVVAQFNAANDIDMICRAHQLVMEGYKWHFNETVLTVWSAPNYCYRCGNVAAILELDEHLQKEFIIFEAAPQETRGIPSKKPVADYFL encoded by the exons ATGGCTGAAATCAGTGACCTTGACCGCCAGATTGAACAACTACGGCGCTGTGAGCTCATCAAAGAGAGCGAGGTCAAAGCCCTCTGTGCCAAGGCCAG AGAGATCTTGGTAGAGGAAAGCAATGTCCAGAGAGTAGATTCTCCAGTAACG GTTTGTGGAGATATCCATGGCCAATTCTATGATCTTAAAGAGCTTTTCAGG GTGGGTGGTGATGTGCCTGAGACCAACTATCTCTTCATGGGAGACTTTGTCGACCGTGGTTTCTACAGTGTTGAAACGTTCTTGCTACTACTGGCCCTCAAG GTCCGCTACCCTGACCGGATCACCCTGATTCGCGGCAACCATGAAAGCAGACAGATCACCCAGGTTTATGGGTTTTACGATGAATGCCTGAGGAAATATGGCTCTGTCACTGTGTGGCGGTACTGCACTGAGATCTTTGACTACCTCAGCCTCTCTGCGATCATTGATGGCAAG ATTTTCTGTGTCCATGGTGGTCTCTCGCCCTCCATCCAGACGCTGGACCAGATCAGGACGATAGACCGTAAACAAGAAGTTCCTCACGATGGTCCCATGTGTGATCTTCTCTGGTCTGACCCTGAAG ACACTACAGGATGGGGGGTGAGCCCTCGGGGGGCTGGCTACTTATTTGGCAGTGACGTGGTGGCACAATTCAACGCAGCGAATGACATTGACATGATCTGCCGGGCACACCAGCTGGTTATGGAAGGGTACAAGTGGCACTTCAATGAGACAGTTCTTACTGTCTGGTCAGCTCCCAACTACTGCTAccg ctgtggAAATGTGGCAGCCATACTGGAACTAGATGAACACCTTCAGAAGGAATTTATCATCTTTGAAGCAGCCCCTCAAGAAACTCGAGGCATCCCATCTAAGAAGCCTGTTGCGGACTACTTCCTGTGA